The DNA region TTCCAAGTTTACTGAGAAGAGCTTTCTTGTATTTGTTAACAACTGTCAGCAAAGCAAGCCTTGTACTGCCCTTGCTTCATagctactgttgttcagtcgctcagttgcctccaactctttgccacctgatggactgcagcacaccaggcttccctgtctttcactatctcccggaatttgctcaaactcatgtccattgaatcggtcatgccatccagccatccgatcctctgttgcccccttctcctcctgccctcaatctttcccagcatcagggtcttttccaatgagttggcttttcacatcaggtggtcaaagtattggagtttcagcttcagcatcagtccttccaatgaatattcagggttgatttgcttcAGAACTGAGCACACACCTACTAGGTGTCAGGGCTCCAACCTTCCCCACAGGCTTGGCACTTGTGTTCCACACCTCCTCTGCCCTTAACATGTTTTGTCTACCTTACCGAAATTTCCTCACTGAGCCCCAACCTGATTTTTCTAGTACCCAAGGGTGTCTCAAGAGGGCACAAAGCTATCAGCATCAATATCAGCTACCTGTTTACTCAGTGCAGGATACAGACCTCCGAATTTCTCATTTTGCGTCATGAAATTCTTAAAACGGTGATCAAGTTTCGCGAGAGGAATCTTGGCGTGAGGGTAGGAAAGGAAGGCGGTACCTGGGGGCAAAGGCTCACAGATGGCAGATGTGTTGGCTTCGTCCCAGGCTGACCTGTGAACAGGAGGCGCCAGGGTCCAGGAGGCGGACGTTTGCCTGGCTACTTGGTGTTTTTACGACGCTCATCTGCGTGGCGGAGCGCCGGCCACCCGCGGCCGGCCACGGTTCCTAGTTCCACACTCTCTGCGGGCTACTCGCCACCAGCGGCCCGACCACAGACCTCTGCGAGCCCAGGCTCCGGGCGACACGTTCGGGGCGCTCTGGAAGCCCGCTCCTAAGTGCGCGCTCCGCCCACAAGGAGGGTGAGCGGGCTCCACGCGGCGGCCGGCATTACAGCTTGGGAAGCGGAGGGCGAGGCCTCCCGTGGCGCACTAGCAGGCTGGCAGGCCAGAGATTCGCCAGACCCAGACAACCGATGTTCCCGCAACAGGAACCACAATAACGCCTACAGCGCAGATCCATATCAGCCTGCGCCGCGAGGGCTGCCGGGAAGGCATAGACGTCACTCTGTGGCCCTGGCTCTGATTGGTCACAACGCTCTGACGCTTCTGATTGGCCGGGCTCACTACCATCCCAGAGTGCTGTGGGGCACTTCCTCCTTTCCCGGCCGTGAGCCCTCGGAGGAGGTGAGTGTTTTGGAGCTCGGCGCCATCGCTGTTATCCGATCCCATCTGGCTCCATCCGCCGTCCCCGGGGTCCACCTGTCGCCAGCGGCGTCGGGCCTTGGCCCATCCTCTGTGCCCACGCCGACGGGACTCTGCCCCCGGACCTAACTCGCTCCCTGTCTTACCCTCTCCCCAGGCCTTTCGGCCGCAGCCATGGCGCCCAGCCGGAATGGCATGATCCTGAAGCCCCACTTCCACAAGGACTGGCAGCGGCGCGTGGCCACGTGGTTCAACCAGCCGGCTCGCAAGATCCGTAGGTGAGCGACCGGGAGCGAGCGCGCCCCTTCCTCCCGTCCCGTTCTCCGCGCGCCCGGCCTGCTGCGGGAGGGCGGACAGTGACCCCCGCTCGGCTTCTCTGCGCAGACGCAAGGCCCGGCAGGCCAAGGCGCGCCGCATCGCTCCGCGCCCAGCGTCCGGTCCTCTCCGGCCGGTGGTGAGATGCCCGACGGTCAGGTACCACACGAAGGTTCGCGCCGGCAGGGGCTTCAGCCTGGAGGAGCTTAGGGTGAGTGTCGCCAGCCCGTGTCCTGAGCCCCACTGGTTGTTCTAAGTGGCACACAGCCAAGTGATGACATTCTCCGGAATCGCTGCACTGCTATGATGAAAGTGCATTTGAACCCTTTTCCATCTGACGGCTGGGCCCTCCTGGTAtagggggtgggggccagggagtTCTCGGGGCTTCAGCTATTTCTGTCGGGGCAGGTGGCCGGCATCCACAAGAAGGTGGCCCGGACCATTGGGATCTCGGTGGACCCGAGGCGGCGGAACAAGTGCACGGAGTCCCTGCAGGCCAACGTGCAGCGGCTCAAGGAGTACCGCTCCAAGCTTATCCTGTTCCCTAGGAAGCCCTCGGCCCCCAAGAAGGGAGACAGCTCTGTGAGTACCTGACTCCCACAGCGCCCAGCGGGGTGAGGGTGTGTAGGTCTTGCAGTGGGTCTAGCTGGGCTGCAAGGACAAAGTACTTGTCTGCAGCTTCCTATCTAAAGCAGGGTTGCCATGCAAAGTAGTAGAGTAGTAGAGAAAAGATACATAATGTGGGAGAAAAGCTCTGAGGAGCATCAAACTAATTGCCTGAAATGCCAGGATTCACTAAGGGCAGGACTTGGAGTCAGCTTTGTTAAAATTGAAAGTGTACTGTATGTTAGTAGTGTTTGTATGAGATCAGCAGTGCCCATCTACATTTGTTGCTGGCAGTCATTCTCCCTGCATCCTTGGTTCACGCGTGGGTGACTTCATCTGACCGTGCCTGCCTTTACTTGATCGGGCAGGAATCCACAGGCACTCAAACAGGGGTGACAAGTTTGGGGCTCCCTGGGAGATGAGCTAAACTCACCTGACTCCCTTCTCATTGACAAACAGGCTGAAGAGCTCAAACTGGCCACTCAGCTGACTGGACCTGTTATGCCCATACGGAACGTAAGTGGGCGTGTTGGGAGAAGGATGGATCTGGGGTCGGGCTGGAGGGATTCTTTGTGGCAGCTGGGGTCCATGTTGAGCTTGTGAAAGACCTTCCTTCTGCCCTGAGGAGAGTCAGTTGCATCCAAACAGAGGGGCCCCTTGAGGAAAGCTTTGTCGCCCTCACTTGTTACCCCTTCTGTAGGGCCCCTTCCACTCCTTGATGTCTGTGGGAAGCCCAGGCTGGAGGCAGCTCTCCATGCGTGTTTGGTGATCCTGTAGCCTGACCAGCAATTGACAAGGCCCTTGAGGCTcctgggagtgggaggtggggtgggcctGAACCCCTACCCCCACTTTGTATCCAAGCCCCGCCCACCCTTCACATGATTTGGGCACTAGGTTGAGTTGGGGGTTACTTTCAACGAAGGAGGTACTGTCCTAATCTTTTGGTGGCCTCCAGTCAGCTTTACTCTGGTGGGTGGATTCCTCTCCAAGGCCTCTCAGTTTGCTGACAGTTTGCTGGGCTCCCTTCTAGGTCTATAAGAAGGAGAAAGCCAGAGTCAtcacagaggaggagaagaaCTTTAAGGCATTTGCTAGTCTCCGCATGGCCCGCGCCAACGCCCGGCTCTTTGGCATCCGGGCAAAAAGGGCCAAGGAAGCCGCAGAACAGgatgttgaaaagaaaaaataaagtgctgTTGGCAACTTATGATAAACCTGCAGTGTCCATGTGACCTTCGTTGTGTAAGGAGCCAGGGCCTGGGGGGACCTCGAGGGGGACTTGAGGTGTGTCTGACCTTTGTCACAACAGAATTGTGAGGGAAGCGCTTTGGTACCTGGGAGGCTTGTGCTTAGTGAGTGTTCTTGTCTGTACCCTCCAGCCCAGGAGGTGCTGTGTATTCCCATTActattaaaatactattttcacATCTAAAGCTGACAGTTTATAAGACGCTGATTTAACGTGTACACTCAGTGTATTGAAAATTCACGATCTGTCAAGGATCAGCTAGTGTGGAGGCCTGGGGGGTTGAAGCCTCTTGATCCATCCATGAAAGAGGGCTCATGGGGCGCTGCCTCTGGAGGGCCCAAGCCACTGGTTCTGTTTGCTTTGTGTCTGGGATCCTGGTGAGAAGTTGGGACGCTCCTCCAGGTCAGGTGACTGCCTTCCTGTTGGAGCCCTGGCTACAGTGCTCAGAGTGGAGGGCACAGAGGCCTCCAGGTGTGCGGGGCCTGGGGCTGCTGTGGTTAGTGTCCGCTT from Cervus elaphus chromosome 4, mCerEla1.1, whole genome shotgun sequence includes:
- the RPL13 gene encoding 60S ribosomal protein L13, encoding MAPSRNGMILKPHFHKDWQRRVATWFNQPARKIRRRKARQAKARRIAPRPASGPLRPVVRCPTVRYHTKVRAGRGFSLEELRVAGIHKKVARTIGISVDPRRRNKCTESLQANVQRLKEYRSKLILFPRKPSAPKKGDSSAEELKLATQLTGPVMPIRNVYKKEKARVITEEEKNFKAFASLRMARANARLFGIRAKRAKEAAEQDVEKKK